The following proteins come from a genomic window of Sorghum bicolor cultivar BTx623 chromosome 3, Sorghum_bicolor_NCBIv3, whole genome shotgun sequence:
- the LOC8062362 gene encoding uncharacterized protein LOC8062362 isoform X1, whose product MDPANGSAGAELDDAAEWRTRAPGGTEYSWLRAVPGGTGTTLLALHLSRGDVAQAALHSLRNAHPVLRARLRTSPSGPTLAFPDPAAPPPSPPLPLAPLPAPDSAPDFHALLEHELNRNPWADPASSDDAPVLFATLYELPPATGGAALFVRIHTVACDRSAANALARELVALLAGGEEGGERADPEDAAAEAALEERIPQRDTWKPFWARGLDMVGYSINGLRTSTLPFVETGTERSTQMLRLGLDRDETTRVLDACKENGVKVCSAMAAATMLAARQSKPLESGQQETYSIVTLINCRKFLEPPLDDRNVGFFYSAITNTHTVHGEEGLWELAKRCHDSYTSAKNNKKHLTDISDLNFLMCRAIDAPQLTTAGALRTALVSVFEEPVVDDMAEAQSKAGVEDCVCCATVHGIGPSIGVFDSIKDGKLDWTCMYPSPLHSRKQVQEIFDKVKQILHHAAAAEENFEDCA is encoded by the exons ATGGATCCCGCGAACGGCAGCGCGGGCGCCGAGCTCGACGACGCGGCCGAGTGGCGCACCCGCGCGCCGGGCGGCACGGAGTACAGCTGGCTCCGCGCCGTGCCGGGCGGCACGGGCACCACGCTGCTCGCGCTCCACCTCTCCCGCGGCGACGTGGCGCAGGCGGCGCTTCACTCCCTGCGGAACGCGCACCCCGTCCTCCGCGCCCGCCTCCGGACCTCTCCCTCCGGCCCGACGCTGGCGTTCCCCGACCCGGCAGCACCGCCTCCGTCCCCGCCGCTCCCGCTGGCGCCGCTCCCGGCGCCGGACTCGGCGCCTGACTTCCACGCCCTCCTCGAGCACGAGCTCAACCGCAACCCATGGGCCGACCCGGCGTCCTCCGACGACGCCCCGGTCCTCTTCGCGACGCTCTACGAGCTCCCGCCCGCCACGGGCGGCGCGGCGCTGTTCGTCCGGATCCACACGGTCGCGTGCGACCGTTCGGCGGCGAATGCgctggccagggaactcgtCGCGCTGCTGGCCGGCGGTGAGGAGGGCGGGGAGCGCGCCGACCCGGAGGATGCGGCGGCGGAagcggctctggaggagaggatCCCGCAGAGGGACACATGGAAGCCGTTCTGGGCGCGCGGGTTGGACATGGTGGGCTACTCCATCAACGGCCTCCGGACGTCCACGCTGCCGTTCGTCGAGACCGGCACGGAGAGGTCCACGCAGATGCTGCGGCTCGGGCTCGACCGCGACGAGACGACGAGGGTGCTCGAC GCGTGCAAGGAGAATGGGGTGAAGGTTtgctccgccatggccgccgcgacGATGCTCGCCGCGCGGCAGTCGAAGCCACTGGAGAGCGGCCAGCAGGAGACATACTCCATCGTGACTCTTATCAATTGCCGCAAGTTTCTTGAGCCGCCCTTGGACGATCGCAACGTTG GGTTCTTCTACTCTGCCATCACCAACACGCACACGGTCCACGGCGAGGAAGGGCTGTGGGAGCTGGCCAAGAGGTGCCACGACTCGTACACCAGCGCCAAGAACAACAAGAAACACCTCACCGACATCAGCGACCTCAACTTCCTCATGTGCCGGGCCATCGATGCCCCCCAGCTGACGACGGCCGGCGCGCTCCGGACGGCGCTCGTCTCCGTGTTCGAGGAGCCCGTGGTCGACGACATGGCCGAGGCGCAGAGCAAGGCCGGCGTGGAGGACTGCGTCTGCTGCGCCACCGTGCACGGCATCGGCCCGTCGATCGGCGTGTTCGACTCGATCAAGGATGGTAAGCTGGACTGGACCTGCATGTACCCTTCTCCTCTGCACTCCAGGAAGCAGGTCCAGGAGATCTTTGACAAGGTGAAGCAGATTTTGCACCATGCGGCGGCGGCTGAAGAAAATTTTGAAGACTGCGCGTAA
- the LOC8062362 gene encoding uncharacterized protein LOC8062362 isoform X2, whose translation MDPANGSAGAELDDAAEWRTRAPGGTEYSWLRAVPGGTGTTLLALHLSRGDVAQAALHSLRNAHPVLRARLRTSPSGPTLAFPDPAAPPPSPPLPLAPLPAPDSAPDFHALLEHELNRNPWADPASSDDAPVLFATLYELPPATGGAALFVRIHTVACDRSAANALARELVALLAGGEEGGERADPEDAAAEAALEERIPQRDTWKPFWARGLDMVGYSINGLRTSTLPFVETGTERSTQMLRLGLDRDETTRVLDACKENGVKVCSAMAAATMLAARQSKPLESGQQETYSIVTLINCRKFLEPPLDDRNVGEYEVLLLCHHQHAHGPRRGRAVGAGQEVPRLVHQRQEQQETPHRHQRPQLPHVPGHRCPPADDGRRAPDGARLRVRGARGRRHGRGAEQGRRGGLRLLRHRARHRPVDRRVRLDQGW comes from the exons ATGGATCCCGCGAACGGCAGCGCGGGCGCCGAGCTCGACGACGCGGCCGAGTGGCGCACCCGCGCGCCGGGCGGCACGGAGTACAGCTGGCTCCGCGCCGTGCCGGGCGGCACGGGCACCACGCTGCTCGCGCTCCACCTCTCCCGCGGCGACGTGGCGCAGGCGGCGCTTCACTCCCTGCGGAACGCGCACCCCGTCCTCCGCGCCCGCCTCCGGACCTCTCCCTCCGGCCCGACGCTGGCGTTCCCCGACCCGGCAGCACCGCCTCCGTCCCCGCCGCTCCCGCTGGCGCCGCTCCCGGCGCCGGACTCGGCGCCTGACTTCCACGCCCTCCTCGAGCACGAGCTCAACCGCAACCCATGGGCCGACCCGGCGTCCTCCGACGACGCCCCGGTCCTCTTCGCGACGCTCTACGAGCTCCCGCCCGCCACGGGCGGCGCGGCGCTGTTCGTCCGGATCCACACGGTCGCGTGCGACCGTTCGGCGGCGAATGCgctggccagggaactcgtCGCGCTGCTGGCCGGCGGTGAGGAGGGCGGGGAGCGCGCCGACCCGGAGGATGCGGCGGCGGAagcggctctggaggagaggatCCCGCAGAGGGACACATGGAAGCCGTTCTGGGCGCGCGGGTTGGACATGGTGGGCTACTCCATCAACGGCCTCCGGACGTCCACGCTGCCGTTCGTCGAGACCGGCACGGAGAGGTCCACGCAGATGCTGCGGCTCGGGCTCGACCGCGACGAGACGACGAGGGTGCTCGAC GCGTGCAAGGAGAATGGGGTGAAGGTTtgctccgccatggccgccgcgacGATGCTCGCCGCGCGGCAGTCGAAGCCACTGGAGAGCGGCCAGCAGGAGACATACTCCATCGTGACTCTTATCAATTGCCGCAAGTTTCTTGAGCCGCCCTTGGACGATCGCAACGTTGGTGAGTACGA GGTTCTTCTACTCTGCCATCACCAACACGCACACGGTCCACGGCGAGGAAGGGCTGTGGGAGCTGGCCAAGAGGTGCCACGACTCGTACACCAGCGCCAAGAACAACAAGAAACACCTCACCGACATCAGCGACCTCAACTTCCTCATGTGCCGGGCCATCGATGCCCCCCAGCTGACGACGGCCGGCGCGCTCCGGACGGCGCTCGTCTCCGTGTTCGAGGAGCCCGTGGTCGACGACATGGCCGAGGCGCAGAGCAAGGCCGGCGTGGAGGACTGCGTCTGCTGCGCCACCGTGCACGGCATCGGCCCGTCGATCGGCGTGTTCGACTCGATCAAGGATGGTAA